In Desulfobulbus oralis, one DNA window encodes the following:
- the trmD gene encoding tRNA (guanosine(37)-N1)-methyltransferase TrmD encodes MRIDLLSIFPDFFTTPLNEGIVRRAILAGILDIGIHNIREHATGPHRTTDDRPYGGGEGMVMKAEPLAACLAAVPRVGERRRVILMSPRGLPFSQGRAQDYATNCDQLILLCGRYEGVDERFTARFVDEACSIGDYVLSGGELAALVVVDAVCRLLPGALGCADSAEKDSFSRSLLKHHQYTRPPLFAGMTVPGVLLSGDHAAVERHRFLESVRLTLERRPDLLAGLSLSQAERKLLHREGLLAAVEAAQRGRTA; translated from the coding sequence ATGCGCATTGACCTGCTCAGCATCTTTCCGGACTTTTTCACCACCCCACTGAACGAAGGCATTGTGCGCCGGGCTATTCTGGCCGGGATTCTGGACATCGGTATCCATAACATCCGGGAGCATGCCACGGGCCCGCACCGGACAACCGACGACCGGCCCTATGGCGGCGGCGAGGGCATGGTCATGAAAGCGGAGCCGCTGGCCGCCTGCCTGGCCGCGGTACCGCGGGTGGGCGAGCGACGGCGGGTGATTCTGATGAGTCCGCGCGGCCTGCCCTTCTCGCAGGGGCGGGCGCAGGACTATGCCACGAACTGCGATCAGCTGATCCTGCTTTGCGGCCGCTATGAGGGGGTGGACGAGCGCTTTACCGCACGTTTTGTCGATGAGGCATGCTCCATCGGCGACTACGTGCTGAGTGGCGGCGAACTGGCCGCCCTGGTGGTTGTTGACGCGGTGTGCCGCCTGCTGCCGGGAGCATTGGGCTGTGCGGACTCGGCGGAGAAGGACAGTTTCAGCCGCAGCCTGCTGAAGCACCATCAGTACACCAGGCCGCCGCTGTTTGCAGGCATGACGGTGCCTGGGGTGCTGCTCTCCGGGGACCATGCGGCCGTGGAACGGCACAGATTTCTGGAGTCCGTCCGTCTGACCCTGGAGCGGCGACCGGACCTCCTTGCAGGACTCAGCCTGAGTCAGGCTGAGCGCAAACTGCTGCACAGGGAAGGCCTGCTTGCCGCGGTCGAAGCGGCGCAGAGAGGACGCACGGCATGA
- the rimM gene encoding ribosome maturation factor RimM (Essential for efficient processing of 16S rRNA) produces the protein MSERMPAQDFVRVGTITRPHGLRGEVSVALCTAAPENMLAYRRVFLSAAGDRDSAEKREFQVLQARLADKGALLQLSGCNSRNEAELLRGCPLWVRRRDLPQLQAGEWYLHDLMGKEARDCEGLPLGRITAVMDNGAQTLLVLRHGEGESLIPAVAAFIARVEADAVIFSLPEGLVARDSGHDAH, from the coding sequence ATGTCTGAGCGGATGCCGGCGCAGGACTTTGTCCGGGTGGGGACGATTACCCGGCCCCACGGCCTGCGTGGTGAAGTGAGCGTGGCGCTCTGCACGGCTGCTCCGGAAAACATGCTGGCCTACAGACGTGTCTTTCTCTCCGCCGCAGGGGACCGCGACTCTGCAGAAAAACGGGAGTTCCAGGTGCTGCAGGCGCGGCTGGCGGACAAAGGCGCCCTGTTGCAGCTCTCGGGTTGCAACAGTCGGAACGAGGCTGAGTTGCTGCGCGGCTGCCCGCTCTGGGTGAGGCGGAGGGATCTGCCCCAGCTTCAGGCCGGGGAGTGGTACCTGCACGACCTGATGGGCAAGGAGGCCCGCGACTGCGAAGGTTTGCCCCTTGGCCGGATAACGGCGGTGATGGACAACGGGGCGCAGACACTGCTGGTGCTTCGCCATGGCGAGGGCGAGAGCCTGATCCCGGCGGTAGCGGCCTTTATTGCCCGGGTGGAGGCGGACGCCGTGATTTTCAGCCTGCCCGAGGGGCTGGTGGCAAGGGATTCGGGGCACGATGCGCATTGA
- a CDS encoding KH domain-containing protein has translation MSELVRYIAQNLVDQPDQVCVDMREAEEGLTCELRVAQEDIGKVIGKQGRTAKAIRAIMAAAQTDDRRARLEIAEKAAAN, from the coding sequence ATGAGCGAGCTGGTTCGTTATATCGCGCAGAACCTGGTGGACCAGCCGGATCAGGTTTGTGTAGACATGCGCGAAGCGGAAGAAGGTCTCACCTGTGAGCTGCGCGTGGCGCAGGAAGACATCGGCAAGGTCATTGGCAAACAGGGCCGCACAGCCAAGGCCATTCGTGCGATTATGGCCGCCGCCCAAACCGATGACCGCCGGGCCCGGTTGGAAATAGCGGAAAAAGCCGCCGCAAATTGA
- the rpsP gene encoding 30S ribosomal protein S16 — protein sequence MAVHIRLTRRGRKKCPFYRIVVADSQCARDGKFLDILGTYDPKCDPAAVKIDTEKLNHWVGKGAVPSVTVRSLIRKQAASAA from the coding sequence ATGGCAGTGCATATCCGTTTGACGCGCAGGGGTCGGAAAAAGTGTCCATTTTACCGTATCGTCGTGGCTGACAGCCAATGCGCCCGCGACGGCAAATTTCTGGACATTCTGGGCACCTATGACCCCAAGTGCGACCCGGCTGCGGTGAAAATCGATACGGAAAAGCTGAACCACTGGGTCGGCAAGGGCGCGGTGCCCTCGGTCACCGTGCGCAGCCTCATCAGGAAACAGGCTGCCAGCGCGGCCTGA
- the ffh gene encoding signal recognition particle protein codes for MFENLTDRLESVFKKLRGQGVLTEENIQEAMHDVRTALLEADVNLGVVRDFVSKVTAKAVGQDVLDSLSPGQQVIKVVHDELVRLLGSEAQPLKLNGPQPVVIMMAGLQGSGKTTTSAKLARLLKGRERRPLLVPADVYRPAAIEQLHVLGEQIGVPVFPSAAEQNPVDIARAAVASAREKGQDTVILDTAGRLHIDQELMAELKAIAGAVSPAEVLFVADAMTGQDAVTVAGAFNTELPLTGVVLTKMEGDARGGAALSIKSVTGKPIKFVGMGEAMDALDVFHPDRVASRILGMGDVLSLIEKAEAVVDQKKAEKLAKKIQKNTFSLDDFLDQIQQIKRMGSLEQIMGMIPGINKLKQLQNAPKPDAKQLARTEAIIKSMTMKERNNHRIIDASRRQRIAKGSGTTVAEVNQVLKSFAMMLKMMRQMKEKGILAGAKHRKVPKGLRR; via the coding sequence ATGTTTGAGAATCTGACCGACCGACTGGAATCCGTTTTCAAAAAGCTTCGCGGCCAGGGCGTCCTGACGGAAGAAAACATCCAGGAAGCCATGCACGATGTACGCACCGCCCTTCTGGAGGCGGATGTGAACCTGGGTGTGGTCAGGGACTTTGTGTCCAAGGTGACGGCCAAGGCCGTGGGCCAGGATGTGCTGGACAGCCTGTCCCCCGGCCAGCAGGTCATCAAGGTGGTGCACGATGAACTGGTGCGGCTTTTGGGCAGCGAGGCCCAGCCCCTGAAGCTGAACGGGCCGCAGCCCGTGGTCATCATGATGGCCGGCCTGCAGGGTTCCGGCAAGACCACCACTTCGGCCAAGCTGGCAAGACTGCTGAAAGGCAGGGAGCGCCGGCCGCTTCTGGTTCCGGCTGACGTCTATCGCCCGGCGGCCATTGAGCAGTTGCACGTTCTGGGCGAGCAGATAGGCGTACCGGTGTTTCCCTCCGCGGCAGAACAGAACCCGGTGGACATCGCCCGGGCAGCCGTGGCCAGTGCCCGGGAAAAGGGCCAGGACACGGTCATTCTGGATACCGCCGGCCGCCTGCACATCGACCAGGAACTCATGGCCGAGCTGAAGGCCATTGCCGGGGCCGTGTCGCCTGCCGAGGTCCTCTTCGTGGCCGACGCCATGACCGGCCAGGATGCGGTCACCGTGGCCGGCGCCTTCAACACCGAGCTGCCCCTTACCGGCGTGGTCCTGACCAAAATGGAAGGCGATGCCCGCGGTGGCGCGGCCCTGTCCATCAAGTCGGTCACCGGCAAGCCCATCAAGTTCGTGGGCATGGGCGAGGCCATGGACGCCCTGGATGTCTTCCACCCCGACCGCGTGGCCTCCCGCATTCTGGGCATGGGCGATGTGCTTTCGCTGATTGAAAAGGCGGAGGCTGTAGTCGACCAGAAGAAGGCCGAAAAGCTGGCCAAAAAGATCCAGAAAAACACCTTCTCCCTGGACGACTTTCTTGACCAGATCCAGCAGATCAAGAGGATGGGCAGCCTGGAACAGATTATGGGCATGATTCCGGGCATCAACAAGCTGAAGCAGCTTCAGAACGCGCCCAAGCCCGATGCAAAACAACTGGCGCGCACCGAGGCCATCATCAAGTCGATGACCATGAAGGAGCGCAACAACCACCGCATCATCGACGCCAGCCGCCGGCAGCGCATCGCCAAAGGCTCGGGCACCACGGTGGCCGAGGTCAATCAGGTGCTGAAGAGTTTTGCCATGATGCTGAAGATGATGCGGCAGATGAAGGAAAAAGGCATTCTGGCGGGTGCCAAGCACCGCAAGGTGCCCAAGGGCCTGCGCCGCTGA
- a CDS encoding thioesterase family protein, whose amino-acid sequence MEITIPEGITGQEALTVTEELSAPHCGSGLVPVLATPAMIALMEKTCLRSVQPHLPEGYGTVGTLVHVTHEHATAMGRRVSCTSKLVEIDRRRLVFEVEAQDEAGIIGRGRHERFIIENTKFLARANGR is encoded by the coding sequence ATGGAAATTACGATTCCGGAAGGCATCACCGGCCAGGAAGCACTCACGGTAACGGAAGAACTGAGCGCCCCGCACTGCGGCAGCGGCCTGGTTCCGGTCTTGGCCACGCCGGCCATGATCGCGCTCATGGAAAAGACCTGCCTGCGCTCGGTACAGCCCCACCTGCCGGAAGGCTACGGCACCGTGGGCACGCTGGTGCATGTCACCCACGAGCACGCCACGGCCATGGGGCGGCGGGTGTCCTGCACCTCGAAACTGGTTGAAATCGACCGAAGGCGTCTGGTTTTTGAGGTGGAGGCGCAGGACGAGGCCGGCATCATCGGCCGGGGCCGCCACGAGCGCTTCATTATCGAAAACACAAAATTTCTGGCCAGGGCCAATGGCCGCTAA
- the dnaE gene encoding DNA polymerase III subunit alpha: MGNFVHLHLHTHYSFLDGAIRIPELMDRVRELGMDAVAITDHGVMYGALEFYDAARKAGIKPIIGSELYLAENGMDSRGARAGRNFHLVALAMNEAGYHNLVQLASMAQVHGFYRKPRVDWERLFEHNEGLIVTSACLQGEIAWRCVHDDLKTARQRAVEVQKVFGDRFYLELQENGIPEQAVANRALMEIAKELGIGLVATNDCHYLLADDAQAHAVLLAIQCGKTLNDPGCFRYSTNTLYVKSPGEMASAFGYCPEAIENTVRIAERCNVEFSFGKPFFPKFPLAEGHTLAGDFEAACWKGFETRMQEVARHRELGPELRQQYHDRLVMEIDVIRKMEFPAYFLIVADFINWAKDQGIPVGPGRGSGAGSLAAFCMAITDIDPIAYGLIFERFLNIERKSMPDFDVDFCRDRRDEVLGYVRERYGGDDYVSQIVAYGSMKARGVVRDVGRALDVPLAEVDRIAKLVPDDLNITLTRALAQEPRLKAAMQQDPLIQELIRISLRLEGLARHKSVHAAGVVISPSPITDFLPVCVKSEKDGDVREIVTQYDKNYVEKVGLIKFDFLGLKTLTMIDKAVRGIEARCGRHLDINRLAVDDRETYRLLCRGDCLGVFQLESDGMRNLVVRMQPEQFTDLIALVALYRPGPLDSGMVDAFVDTKHGRREAEYPLPQLKDVLEETYGVIVYQEQVMKISNILAGYSLGDADILRRAMGKKKPEIMKQERSRFMEGARKNGIDPERAGHVFDLMEKFAGYGFNKSHSAGYAFVAYQTAYLKAHYPAEFMAALLSCDVDNTDKVVKYIQECRRMGIGVLPPDINASFRDFTVSGDREIRFGLAAVKNVGGAALDAIIEEREKAGAYRSLTDFCIRIDSAKVNRKVIESLIKVGVFDSLNANRAQLAAMLDASMERAKAVWRERQSGQMSLFGAGPVALPEHGAEEVEAPVVDNWPELQRLAYEKEIAGFYLTGHPLESVAAELELMTDFRLDRLGEALNGQVVRVGGLVAAYREHKTKKGERMAFVVLEDLSGKVDLTVFPSLFARYDSLLTSDQPLIVVANVEQAEEGPKLTAEDIRTLPDALEHSCEQLVLRLPAERLARERLAGLKDLFFQHHGGVAVQLVLDFPGRGEVDIDAGPDLGVRPNRGLFRALRAEFGDQALRLRMRAARAASRGGRGRWRREAEG; this comes from the coding sequence ATGGGCAACTTTGTTCATCTGCACCTGCACACCCATTACTCCTTTCTGGATGGCGCCATCCGTATTCCCGAACTGATGGACCGGGTACGGGAACTTGGCATGGATGCTGTGGCGATTACCGACCACGGGGTCATGTACGGTGCGCTGGAATTCTACGATGCGGCCAGAAAGGCCGGGATCAAGCCCATCATCGGCAGCGAACTCTACCTGGCCGAAAATGGCATGGATTCACGGGGTGCCAGGGCGGGGCGCAATTTTCATCTGGTTGCCCTGGCCATGAACGAAGCCGGCTACCACAACCTGGTGCAACTGGCTTCCATGGCCCAGGTGCACGGCTTTTACCGCAAGCCGCGCGTGGATTGGGAGCGGCTCTTCGAGCACAACGAAGGGCTCATCGTCACGAGCGCCTGTCTGCAGGGCGAGATTGCCTGGCGCTGCGTGCACGACGACCTGAAAACCGCGCGCCAGCGGGCAGTCGAGGTGCAGAAGGTCTTTGGCGACCGCTTTTATCTGGAGCTGCAGGAAAACGGCATCCCGGAACAGGCAGTGGCCAACCGGGCGCTCATGGAGATTGCGAAGGAACTGGGCATTGGCCTGGTGGCTACCAACGACTGTCACTATCTGCTGGCCGACGATGCCCAGGCCCATGCGGTGCTGCTCGCCATCCAGTGCGGCAAAACCCTGAACGATCCCGGCTGCTTCCGCTATTCCACCAACACGCTTTACGTGAAGTCGCCTGGGGAAATGGCCTCTGCCTTTGGCTATTGCCCGGAGGCCATCGAAAATACGGTCAGAATCGCCGAACGCTGCAACGTGGAATTCTCCTTTGGCAAGCCCTTTTTCCCCAAGTTCCCACTGGCCGAGGGCCATACCCTTGCGGGCGATTTCGAGGCCGCCTGCTGGAAGGGCTTCGAGACCCGCATGCAGGAGGTGGCCCGGCACCGCGAACTCGGCCCGGAGCTGCGGCAGCAGTACCACGACCGGCTGGTCATGGAGATCGATGTCATCAGGAAGATGGAGTTTCCGGCCTATTTTCTCATTGTGGCCGACTTCATCAACTGGGCCAAGGATCAGGGCATTCCGGTCGGGCCGGGCCGCGGCTCCGGCGCAGGCAGTCTGGCCGCTTTCTGCATGGCCATCACCGACATCGACCCCATTGCCTATGGCCTGATTTTCGAGCGCTTTCTGAATATCGAACGCAAATCCATGCCGGATTTCGACGTGGACTTCTGCCGCGACCGCAGGGACGAGGTGCTGGGCTATGTGCGCGAGCGCTACGGCGGAGACGACTACGTCTCGCAGATCGTGGCCTACGGCTCCATGAAGGCGCGCGGTGTGGTGCGCGACGTGGGGCGGGCCTTGGACGTGCCGCTGGCCGAGGTGGACAGGATCGCCAAGCTCGTGCCGGATGATCTGAACATCACGCTCACCAGGGCGCTGGCTCAGGAGCCGAGGCTCAAGGCGGCCATGCAGCAGGATCCCCTCATTCAGGAACTGATCAGGATCTCGCTCCGGCTCGAAGGTCTGGCGCGGCACAAGTCGGTGCATGCGGCCGGGGTGGTCATTTCGCCGTCTCCCATCACGGATTTCCTGCCGGTCTGCGTGAAGTCGGAAAAGGACGGCGATGTCCGGGAGATCGTCACCCAGTACGACAAAAACTATGTGGAAAAGGTGGGGCTCATCAAGTTCGATTTTCTGGGCCTGAAAACGCTCACCATGATCGACAAGGCGGTGCGCGGCATCGAGGCGCGATGCGGCAGGCACTTGGACATCAACCGGCTGGCCGTGGACGACCGGGAAACCTACCGGCTCCTCTGCCGGGGCGATTGCCTGGGTGTGTTCCAGTTGGAGAGCGACGGCATGCGCAATCTGGTGGTGCGGATGCAGCCGGAGCAGTTTACCGATCTGATCGCTTTGGTGGCGCTTTACCGGCCGGGTCCCCTGGATTCCGGCATGGTGGACGCCTTTGTGGACACCAAGCATGGCCGCCGGGAGGCCGAGTATCCGCTGCCGCAACTGAAGGATGTCCTGGAGGAAACCTACGGGGTTATCGTCTACCAGGAACAGGTCATGAAAATATCAAATATTCTGGCCGGTTACAGTTTGGGAGACGCGGACATCCTCCGCCGCGCCATGGGCAAGAAAAAGCCCGAAATCATGAAGCAGGAGCGCAGCCGCTTCATGGAGGGGGCCAGGAAAAACGGCATCGATCCGGAGCGGGCGGGGCATGTTTTTGATCTGATGGAGAAATTCGCGGGCTACGGTTTCAACAAGTCACACTCCGCAGGCTATGCCTTTGTCGCCTACCAGACCGCCTACCTGAAGGCCCACTATCCGGCGGAATTCATGGCCGCACTGTTGTCCTGTGACGTGGACAACACCGACAAGGTGGTCAAATACATTCAGGAATGCAGGCGCATGGGCATTGGGGTTCTGCCGCCGGATATCAATGCCTCGTTCCGGGACTTCACGGTCAGTGGCGACCGGGAGATCCGCTTTGGTCTGGCAGCCGTCAAGAACGTGGGCGGCGCGGCACTGGACGCCATCATCGAAGAGCGGGAAAAGGCCGGAGCCTACAGGTCGCTCACCGATTTCTGCATTCGCATCGACTCTGCCAAGGTGAACCGCAAGGTCATCGAAAGCCTGATCAAGGTCGGCGTGTTTGATTCGCTGAATGCCAACCGGGCGCAGTTGGCCGCCATGCTGGACGCGAGCATGGAGCGGGCCAAAGCGGTGTGGCGCGAGCGGCAAAGCGGGCAGATGAGCCTCTTCGGCGCCGGCCCGGTGGCCCTGCCGGAACATGGGGCGGAGGAGGTGGAGGCACCGGTGGTGGACAACTGGCCGGAACTGCAGCGGCTGGCCTATGAAAAGGAAATAGCGGGCTTTTATCTGACCGGGCATCCTTTGGAATCTGTGGCCGCCGAGCTGGAGCTGATGACGGATTTCCGGCTGGACAGGCTGGGTGAGGCGCTGAACGGTCAGGTCGTGCGCGTGGGCGGCCTGGTGGCTGCTTACCGAGAGCACAAGACCAAGAAGGGCGAGCGCATGGCCTTTGTGGTGCTGGAAGACCTGTCAGGCAAAGTGGATCTGACCGTTTTTCCGAGCCTCTTTGCCAGATACGATTCGCTGCTGACCAGCGATCAGCCGCTCATTGTGGTGGCCAATGTGGAACAGGCCGAGGAGGGGCCGAAACTGACCGCCGAGGATATCCGCACCTTGCCGGACGCGCTGGAGCACAGTTGCGAGCAGCTTGTGCTGCGCCTGCCGGCAGAGCGGCTGGCCCGCGAGCGGCTGGCCGGGCTCAAGGATCTTTTTTTCCAGCATCACGGCGGGGTTGCGGTCCAACTGGTGCTGGACTTTCCGGGCCGGGGCGAGGTGGACATCGATGCCGGGCCCGACCTGGGCGTGCGGCCGAACCGGGGCTTGTTCCGTGCTCTCAGGGCCGAGTTCGGCGATCAGGCGCTGCGTCTCAGGATGCGGGCGGCCAGGGCCGCGTCCAGAGGCGGCCGGGGCCGCTGGCGCAGAGAAGCGGAGGGCTAA
- a CDS encoding IS30 family transposase translates to MQADLVCASRGQAALLSCKERKSRFLLLAKAQSRTAAASGEGLVPRLCEISPDLRKTLTLDNGSEMAGFRGLESATGLRTYFCWPHSPWQRGSNLRRRCSSRQLIG, encoded by the coding sequence TTGCAGGCGGATCTGGTCTGCGCTTCCAGGGGCCAGGCAGCGCTGCTCAGTTGCAAGGAGCGCAAGAGTCGCTTTCTGCTGCTGGCCAAGGCCCAAAGCAGAACGGCCGCCGCCTCGGGCGAGGGGCTTGTTCCGCGTTTGTGTGAGATATCACCAGACCTGCGAAAGACGTTGACGCTTGATAACGGTTCGGAAATGGCAGGCTTCAGGGGGCTGGAGTCGGCCACTGGCCTGCGCACGTATTTTTGCTGGCCGCATTCGCCCTGGCAGCGCGGCAGCAACTTACGGAGAAGATGCTCTTCACGGCAGCTCATCGGCTGA
- a CDS encoding DegT/DnrJ/EryC1/StrS family aminotransferase, with protein sequence MLNTPFAPWPHYTQEEADAVSRVLLSNQVNYWTGQECRKFEQEFAAWVQTDYAIALANGTVALDLALHGLGIGPGHEVVVTPRTFLASASCIVNCGAVPVFADVDRDSQNISAETIRPVLSPRTRAIVCVHLAGWPCDMDAIMTLAGEHGLFVIEDCAQAHGARYKGRSVGAIGHVGAWSFCQDKIMSTGGEGGMVTTNDHALWARMWACKDHGKSWEAVYERKHASGFRWLHESFGTNWRMTEMQAAIGRIQLRRMPGWHAERLHNLQMLWQAARQLPGLRVPLLPEGSEHAAYKGYVFVEPEQLLPGWDRDRIMREINQRGVPCYSGSCSEVYLEKAFEHTGWRPKERLPLARELGETSLMFLLHPGIGEENMELTIEVLTEVMHLATPEMGRAGR encoded by the coding sequence ATGCTGAACACTCCCTTTGCTCCCTGGCCTCACTATACCCAAGAAGAAGCAGATGCGGTCAGCAGGGTTCTGCTCTCCAACCAAGTCAACTACTGGACGGGCCAGGAGTGCCGCAAGTTTGAGCAGGAATTCGCCGCCTGGGTGCAAACAGATTATGCAATTGCCTTGGCCAACGGCACCGTTGCCCTTGATCTGGCCTTGCACGGTTTGGGGATTGGCCCGGGCCATGAGGTGGTGGTCACGCCCAGGACTTTTCTGGCCTCTGCCTCCTGCATTGTCAACTGTGGCGCAGTCCCGGTGTTCGCCGACGTAGACCGCGATTCCCAGAATATCAGTGCCGAGACCATTCGCCCTGTCCTCAGTCCGCGTACACGGGCGATAGTATGCGTTCATCTTGCGGGTTGGCCCTGCGATATGGATGCGATAATGACGCTTGCCGGGGAACACGGCCTTTTTGTGATTGAAGACTGCGCCCAGGCCCATGGCGCAAGATACAAAGGGCGCTCGGTTGGCGCCATTGGCCACGTGGGGGCTTGGTCTTTCTGCCAGGATAAAATTATGAGCACTGGCGGCGAAGGCGGCATGGTGACCACGAATGACCACGCCCTGTGGGCGCGGATGTGGGCCTGCAAGGATCACGGCAAAAGCTGGGAAGCGGTTTACGAACGCAAGCATGCCTCTGGTTTCCGCTGGCTGCACGAGAGTTTCGGCACCAATTGGCGCATGACGGAAATGCAGGCGGCCATTGGCCGCATTCAACTGCGCCGCATGCCCGGCTGGCACGCCGAGCGCCTGCACAACCTGCAGATGCTTTGGCAGGCGGCGCGGCAACTCCCTGGTTTGCGCGTGCCTCTGCTGCCGGAAGGCAGCGAGCATGCCGCCTATAAAGGCTATGTTTTTGTGGAACCGGAGCAGCTTCTGCCGGGCTGGGACCGTGATCGTATCATGCGGGAGATCAACCAGCGCGGAGTGCCTTGCTACTCAGGCTCCTGCTCCGAGGTGTATCTGGAAAAGGCCTTTGAGCACACCGGCTGGCGACCCAAGGAAAGATTGCCCCTTGCCCGGGAACTGGGTGAAACCAGTCTCATGTTCCTGCTGCATCCAGGAATCGGTGAAGAAAATATGGAGCTGACGATTGAGGTGCTGACAGAGGTGATGCATCTGGCTACTCCTGAAATGGGGAGAGCTGGCCGCTAG
- a CDS encoding formyltransferase family protein — translation MKKLKILFLGRKQVAAKCLQWLLDTRKDVEVVGVLSDTHLQHSITSDVARNYRIPLFDSESAIQALRNERLSFDLGLSVLYWKKLKCEFISMPKIGIINFHPAPLPDFKGVGGYNLAILHGLPKWAVSAHFVDENIDTGDIIKVKYFPIDFYTETVVTLEKKSQKVLKDLFMEIVNAVLDDPASINRVQNKGGIYLSRKELEDMKCLNPATDDIDRKIRAFWFPPYDGAFIELNGKRYTLINRQILSSLADPNSSSLFSCPAPSTDEGKND, via the coding sequence ATGAAAAAATTAAAAATATTATTTCTTGGTAGAAAGCAGGTTGCTGCAAAATGCCTGCAATGGTTGCTAGATACCCGGAAAGATGTAGAAGTTGTTGGAGTTTTGTCGGATACGCATCTGCAACATTCAATTACATCAGATGTGGCCCGTAATTACCGCATTCCACTTTTTGATTCTGAATCTGCCATTCAGGCACTGCGCAATGAGAGACTATCTTTTGATCTTGGTCTTTCAGTATTGTATTGGAAAAAGCTCAAATGTGAGTTTATTTCTATGCCAAAAATTGGAATCATAAACTTTCATCCTGCACCTCTCCCAGATTTTAAAGGAGTTGGCGGATATAACTTGGCAATTCTCCATGGTTTACCAAAATGGGCAGTTTCTGCACATTTTGTAGATGAAAATATAGATACGGGAGATATAATAAAAGTAAAGTATTTTCCAATTGATTTTTATACTGAAACAGTGGTAACTCTTGAAAAAAAATCACAAAAAGTACTTAAAGACCTATTTATGGAAATTGTTAATGCTGTTCTTGATGATCCTGCCAGTATTAACCGAGTACAAAATAAAGGGGGAATCTATCTATCGAGAAAAGAGCTGGAAGATATGAAGTGCCTGAACCCCGCGACCGACGACATTGACCGGAAAATTCGAGCTTTTTGGTTCCCCCCCTACGATGGAGCCTTTATTGAATTAAATGGCAAACGATACACGCTGATTAATCGTCAAATTTTGTCCAGTTTGGCAGATCCCAACTCCAGCTCATTGTTTTCTTGTCCTGCCCCCTCTACTGATGAGGGAAAGAATGATTGA
- a CDS encoding sugar transferase, with amino-acid sequence MQSVCYKRFGKRLIDVGMTAIALALMWPALLGLSMLVRITHGPPILFRQTRPGLHGRPFQLIKFRTMRSAFDAQGRPLPDAERLTRLGRWLRATSLDELPELWNVLRGDMSLVGPRPLLMEYLPLYSAEQARRHEVRPGITGWAQVNGRNSLSWEEKFELDVWYVDNWTLWVDVKILAVTLKKVLLRENIDDTNGIGQVKFKGKL; translated from the coding sequence ATGCAATCTGTCTGCTATAAGCGCTTTGGCAAACGCCTGATTGATGTGGGCATGACCGCGATTGCACTGGCCCTCATGTGGCCCGCCTTGCTCGGCCTGTCCATGTTGGTGCGGATAACACATGGGCCTCCGATACTTTTTCGTCAAACCCGTCCAGGCTTACATGGCCGCCCGTTTCAACTCATAAAATTTCGCACCATGCGCAGCGCCTTTGATGCGCAGGGCAGGCCCCTGCCGGATGCGGAACGCCTGACCAGGTTGGGCCGCTGGCTGCGGGCCACCAGCCTTGATGAATTGCCGGAATTATGGAATGTACTCAGGGGAGACATGAGCCTGGTGGGGCCACGCCCCCTATTGATGGAATATCTGCCGCTCTATTCGGCCGAGCAGGCTCGTCGGCATGAAGTCAGACCCGGCATAACCGGCTGGGCCCAAGTGAACGGCCGCAACAGCCTGAGCTGGGAAGAAAAATTTGAGCTGGATGTATGGTATGTGGACAACTGGACATTATGGGTAGATGTTAAAATTCTGGCAGTAACCTTAAAGAAGGTATTGCTACGTGAAAATATTGATGATACCAATGGTATTGGGCAAGTGAAATTCAAGGGAAAATTATGA